AGGGCTGGTGGGTGCTCCGCGTCGTCGCGCGCGGCGACGGCGCGCTCCCGTCCTTCGAGGAGATCCGCCCCGAGCTGCGCAACCTCTGGCTGCAACGGGAGCACGAGCGCGCGGTCCGCGCGCACCTCGACGAGCTCCGCGCTCGCGTGCCGATCCGGGTCGCCGAGCCGCGCGATCCGCCGTCCGGCCAGGACGGGCTCTAGCCGCGGGGCCCAGAGGCCGCCGGCTGCGCTGCGTGTCTTCTCGAGCCTGCGACGCTCGGGCAGGGAGGGCGGCGCTGCGCTACGGGCCGGCGCCGGCAGAGGCCGGATCGCCGAGCCCGAGGCGCTGGCGCTGGTAGCGCTCGCGCTGGATCGCCCGACACCAGTCGCCGTTCTCGAGGTACCAGCGCACGGTGTGGCGCAGCCCGCTCGCCAGGTCGTGGCGTGGCGCCCAGCCGAGCTCGCGGCGGATCCGGGTCGAGTCGATCGCGTAGCGGCGGTCGTGCCCGGGCCGATCCGCGACGAAGGTGCGGAGCGCCGCGTAGTCGGCGATGCCCTTGCTGCGCAGGGCCGCGTTGTCGCGCGCTGGACGCTGCGCCTCGAGCTCGGCGCACAGGAGGTCCACGAGCTCGAGGTTCGTGCGTTCGTTGCTGCCGCCGATGTTGTACCTCTCGCCCGGCCGGCCCCGCCCGAGCGCGAGCCAGATGCCCTCGCAGTGGTCCTCGACGTGCAGCCAGTCGCGCACGTTGCCGCCGTCGCCGTAGATCGGCAGCGCGCCGCCCTCGAGCGCGGTGAGCAGCATCAGCGGGATCAGCTTCTCGGGGAACTGGAAGGGGCCGTAGTTGTTGGAGCAGTTGGTGATCAGCGTGGGCACGCCGTAGGTCTCCCGCCAGGCGCGCACCAGGTGGTCGGCGGCGGCCTTGGTGGCGGAGTAGGGCGAGTTCGGGGCGTAGGGCGTGTCCTCGCGGAAGGCGCCCTCGGGCCCGAGCGAGCCGAAGACCTCGTCGGTCGAGACGTGCAGGAAGCGGAAGCGCTCGCGCGCCGCGGCGTCGGCCCCGGCGAGCAGCGCGCGCGCGCCGTCCAGGAGCTGGAAGGTCCCCATCACGTTGGTCCGCAGGAACGGCGCCGGCCCGTCGATCGAGCGGTCGACGTGGCTCTCGGCGGCGAAGTTCACGACTGCGCGCGGGCGGTGCTCGCGATAGACCCGCGTCACCAGCTCGGGATCGGCGATGTCGCCGCGCACGAAGGCGACGCGCCCGTCGTCGAGCAGCCCGCGCAGGTTCTCGAGGCTGCCGGCGTAGGTGAGCAGGTCCAGCACCACCACGCGGGGCGCGCCGTGGGCCAGCGCGGTGCGCACGAAGTTGCAGCCGATGAAGCCGGCGCCGCCGGTCACGACCAGCGCGTCGCTGAGCTCCGTCATGCCCGAGGCTCCTGCCGGCTCACGCGGGTGTTCCGACCCCCAGCTCGCGCCGCCCGCGCAGCTTGAACATGTCGAAGCCGGGCGGCTGGTAGGTGATGACGCAGGCGCGGCGCGCGCGGTGCGAGCGGTTCGGCTGCGAGCCGTGGACGGTGTGGGGGCTGAAGAAGAGCAGGCTCCCGGCGGGCATCACCGCAGCGACCTGCTCGCG
This DNA window, taken from Deltaproteobacteria bacterium, encodes the following:
- the rfbB gene encoding dTDP-glucose 4,6-dehydratase, whose amino-acid sequence is MTELSDALVVTGGAGFIGCNFVRTALAHGAPRVVVLDLLTYAGSLENLRGLLDDGRVAFVRGDIADPELVTRVYREHRPRAVVNFAAESHVDRSIDGPAPFLRTNVMGTFQLLDGARALLAGADAAARERFRFLHVSTDEVFGSLGPEGAFREDTPYAPNSPYSATKAAADHLVRAWRETYGVPTLITNCSNNYGPFQFPEKLIPLMLLTALEGGALPIYGDGGNVRDWLHVEDHCEGIWLALGRGRPGERYNIGGSNERTNLELVDLLCAELEAQRPARDNAALRSKGIADYAALRTFVADRPGHDRRYAIDSTRIRRELGWAPRHDLASGLRHTVRWYLENGDWCRAIQRERYQRQRLGLGDPASAGAGP